The DNA sequence TTTGAATCCCGTCCGTGATAAAATTGATGCCATCGACCGCGAAATCATCGCCAAGCTGAACGAGCGCTTCCGCCTGGCGCATGAGGTGGCGCGCGTCAAGGCCGAGGCGGGGTTGCCCATTTACCATCCCGGGCGCGAAGAGGCGCTCATGCGTAAGTTGACGGAGATCAACGATGGTCCGCTCAACGAGGCCGGGATCCGCGCCATTTACCGTGAAATTATTTCCGCAATGATCAGTCTCGAAGAACCGTTGACCATTGCCTATCTCGGGCCGGAGGCGACCTACACCGAACAGGCTGCGCGTAAAAACTTCGGGGCCCAGCCACGCTATGTGCCCATGGCGACTATCCCTGATGTGTTTGCCGCCGTCGAAAAGGGCGAGGCGCACCATGGTGTGATCCCGATTGAGAACTCCACTGGTGGTGTCGTTATCCACTCGATCGACATGCTCGCAGAGACGAACCTGACGATCATCAACCAGATTTATCTGTCCATCGAGCACTGCCTGATCTCCAATTCCTCGCTGGAAGCGATCAAGGAAGTGCACTCTAAAGACCAAGCCCTGACGCAGTGTCGTGATTGGCTGGCGCGTCATTTGCCGCATGCCCGCCAGGTCGACGCCGACAGCACGGCCCAGGCGGTGAAACTGGCCGGTGAACAGTCTGGTGTCGCCGCGATTGCCAGCGAGCTCGCGGCGGTCAAATACGGCGTGCCCGTCATTAAACGCAACATCCAAGACGTCAGTAACAACGTGACGCGTTTCCTCGTGCTTGGCCGCGAACCGGTCGGCGACAGCACGGGCCATGACCGCACCAGCCTGATCCTTTCAATCAACGATGAGCCCGGCGCGCTGGAAAAAGCGATTCGCCCATTCAGCTCACGTGGGCTGAATATGACCAAGATCGAGTCGCGCCCCAGTCGTCGCAAAGCTTGGGACTACCTGTTCTACATCGACATCGACGGCCACTGGCGCGACGAATCCGTTCAAGCCGCCGTTACGGAACTCAAGGCCAGCTGCCCACTGGTCAAGTGGCTCGGCAGCTATCCGGTGAAGGACTAATCGGCCTCTGTCTCGCCTCGCAAACGTCCCTTAGCGTGGCTGTTAAATCGATCTAACTGAGGTAGCGCGGAGCGTCCCCGCTCCGCAAGGATTGAGGTCGAAAAATCGAAGGTTCAAACGACGCTGTTTGCGCCCATACAGCTTCCAAGAACTGATTTTACTCGTCAGCGCTGCTGGCGTAGCGGGGACGCTCCGCGCTACCTTTTTGCAAGTTTTTTTCCATAAATGGCCGCCAAGAATCTTGCCTTCAAGCCCGCATTCCGCCATACTTTCAACATGAAAAGTTGGCGAGCTCCAAGCCTCGAGAGCATCTTAAGTATCGCCGACTGAGCGACCAAGCGTCGCCGACTGTTACCCGAAGCGTCGCCGACGCTTCGACAGAGTGTCGCCGACACTTCCTCCGAGTCATGACCTAAGGTTGGTCAGACACACGGGCTGGTTTGAGGCAACATAAGCCAATGTTTGCACTAACCCTAGGCCGCCGCTTCCTCATCCGCCTTGAGCGAATTCATCAGCTTGGGCAGATACTTCTCGCGGGGCAGGTGTTAGGAGGTCAGCTGCCAGTCGTGAAGTGGCTGTAGCCACCCGGTTAAGGATTTGTCTAAGTCTTCGGTTCTTTTAATGGGACAAAGTGCTTCCTAAAAGTTTCCTTTGCCAGTTGAGCGAAAATGCATGTTTAATTAATACATGCGTCCAAATATTACAGCCTCTTCAACCGCGCTCTTTTCGACGTGGGTTTTTATTGAGAATTTCGGTGTCTTGTTGGATGCTGGAGACGGAGTTAGCGCATCCTTGGGTCAGAAGAGCCGAAAAGTCCGGCATGTGTTCGTGACGCATGCGGACCGTGATCACATCTGTGGTTTGTTGCAGCTCAATCAGCTAAATGCGCGTGACGGCATACCAGCAATTTACTTCCCGAAGGACTGCGGTTCTTTTCCCGCTCTGAAAGAGTTTTTTTCGAAGTTCGATCCGCAATCGGGAGTCGCTACATGGACTGGACTCCAAGCTGGTGAGAGCATAAAATTGAAAGGAGAGCTTTTCGTCGAAGCGAGAACATCATTGCATGTAGTATCTGGTGATTTATGCAAAGCGTTAGATTATACGATCTGCTCATCACGTCGAACATTGAAGGCTGACTATCGAGATCTTCCCGGAAAGGAAATAGCGGCTTTGCGTGAAGCTAATGGTGAAGAAGCAATAACAGAGATGCGAACGGAGAAGCTCATCGGATATTCTGGTGATGCGCCGGAACTGGAGCCGAAACACTGGGAAGGCGTTCGGATATTAATACACGAGGCGACGTTCTTAGAGACTGAAACCGCACGTAATTCCCATTCCAATCTGCCTCAAGTGCTTCGCGCGGCCTCGCAACTTCAGTTGGAGGCGCTAATACTGATTCATTTTTCAGCGCGTTACTCTAAAGAAGAAATTGATGCAGCGATTCTGGCTCAGGCAGCAAGCTTATCGCCGAGTTTTCCTATCTATGCGGTGTACCCTGGAGAGGTGAAAACCGACATCTTGGCTTCGGTTCCCCTCTGGGAACCAAGCGCACCGCCGACTACTTGATACAATTAGGCGATAGCAATTATCTTGCTACGCCTCTGCCGCTTCCTCATCCGCCTTGAGCGAATTCATCAGCTTCGGCAGATACTTCTCTCGGGCGAGGCGCCAGAAGACGAGGAAGAACGCCGTGAGCGGGATGGCCATGATCATGCCGAGGATGCCGCCGAGCGCGGTGCCCCAGAAGAAGATCGAGAAGATGATCAGCATCGGGCCCATGCCGGTTTTGTCGCCCATGATTTTCGGCGTCAGCACGTAGTCTTGGATGACTTGCACCACGGCGAAAGTCAGCAGGCAGAAGCCGACGGTCGGCCAGCCGCCGCCAGTTTGAAAGAACGCCAGCGGCAGCACCACCGTCACACCAAGGATGGTGCCGAGGTAGGGGACGATGTTGCCAAGGCCAACCATGATGCCGAGCAGGATCGCAAACTTCAACCCGCTCAGGCCAAAGCCAACGGCGAACATCACGGACAAGATCAGCCCGATCAGGATTTGTCCGCGGAAAAACGACACCAGGATGTCCACGAACTGCTTGATCAGAAACATGATGTCGTCGCGCCATTTCTTATCGATGAACGAGAGCTGCGAGTCGATGTCGCGCCACTTGTCGCGCTGGTTGTCGAGGAGGTAAAATAGGTAGACGGGCACGACGGCGTAGGCCGCGATTTTGGCGAACAAAGACATCAGAATTCCACCAGCGGTGCCGAGGGTTTTCAGCGTTTGCTCGACGGCGGTTTTGATGCTGGAGCTGTGCTCGGATACGAAGTTCTTGATCAGCACATCAATGGGCTCGCCGCCGGTTTTTTCCGCAATCCAGTCCTTGAGCCAGGGTGCCTTTTCGGAAGCGAAGTTGACGACGTTGCCCGCGAGCTTGGGGGCGCTGTCGATCAGCTCAATGCTTTGCTTGAAGATCAGCGGCGCGGCATAGGAGGCGAGGGCCGCCAGGGCGAGGAGCACGAGGGCAAAAAGCAGGCCAATGCTCTTCACGCGGCTGAGCTTGAGCTTGGTTTCGAAAAACGTCACGATGGGCCGGAGCAGGGTGGCCAGGATCGCCGCCAACGCCACGGGCAGCAGCACATCGCTGAAGGTGTTGACAAAGCTGCGCAGCAGCAGAAATAGCCCGTAGATCGCGCCGAGCACAATCACGCCCGCCAGCACGGTGAGCCCCGCGCCGACGATGTTGCGTTGAGTGGGAGAGAGCAGTCGCTTAAGTGGAGCGTTGTCAGCCATACAGTATCCGGATTAGAAAGTGATTCAATAACCGTGGCGAGCCCATTTCCGAAGTGTGGTTACGGGCTGCACAGAGCACGATTCTTTGGTCGGATGCTGATAATAGCTGGCAAGTCGTCCCATCGCCATTACAAGATGGCGTTGCGATTGTAAGGCGCGCCGCGGACGGCTCAATCGTCTTCCAAGTGGTCGCTGAGGCCGAGGTCGCGGCGCACTTGTGGCTCTTCCGCCAGCTCATCGAGGAATTCATCCACGCTGAAATCCGCCACCACGAAGTCGCCGTATTCGAAGGTCGGCGTGAGCGATTGGCCGCTGATTTCGATCATCCGCTGCATATTGCTGCGGCTGCGGGTTACATCGCGCACATCCAAGTCGACACCGTGTTGTTGAAAGTAAGCGAGTGCCTCATTGCACCAGGGGCAGCCTGGTTTGATGTATATGATGGGTTTCATTCTTAAGTAATAGTCAATCCCGCAAACCCTTGGCTGGCAACCCTAATCGGACATTTTCGCCCCCGCTTTCCTCGAACGCAAACGCTCGACAAGGCCGCCGCGAGCCCCAACGATGAACGGCTTATGGACATCCACATCAAAGGCGCGCGCGAACACAATCTCCGCAATTTGGAGGTGCGAATTCCGCGCGACAAGCTGGTGGTGATCACCGGCGTGAGCGGCTCGGGCAAGTCTTCGCTGGCCTTCGATACGCTCTACGCCGAGGGCTACCGCAAGTATGTGGAAAGCCTCTCCACGCGCGCCCGCCAACTGCTGGAGCAGGTGAAGCGGCCGGAGGTGGACTTCATTCATGGCCTGTCGCCCGTGGTGGCCATCGAACAACGCGCAGCCGCCGGTGCGAACCCCCGCAGCACGGTCGCGACCGTCACCGAAATTGCCGACTATGCGCGCCTGTTGTGGTCCGTTTGCGGCGAACAATTTGACCCCATCGACGGCGGCAAAATCGAACGCCGTTCACTCGATGACTGCATCCGCCGTGTCTATCAGGAGCCGGATAATTCGCGCCTCATGCTGCTCGCGCCGCTGATGACGGCCCGCGCGTCAGTGATCCGCGAAGAGATTCCCCATTTGCGGCAAAAGGGCTTCCAGCGCGTGCGCATTGCGGGCACCGTTTACGAGCTCAACGACGCGGAGAAGTTTCCCAGCCAGCCCGGCGAGCTGGAGCTGGAGGTCATCGTCGACCGCATCGTCCTTCGCGAAGACCAGCGTTCGCGCATCGCTGACTCGCTAGAGCTGACGTTCCACGAGGGCAAGGACCGCGCGCTAGTGTTGGCGCAGGAGAACCGCGATGCGCCGTGGAAAGAGATTCGCTTGAGTCGTGCACTGGCGGGCTCGAAGTCGGGCGTGGTTTACGATCCCCTGACGCCGCGTCACTTCTCGTGGAACCATCCCGAGGGCGCTTGCGAAACTTGCGGTGGGGTGGGGCAGACGCGCCAGTTTAATGAGCAACTCCTCGTGCCGGACCCCTCGAAGTCCGTGAAGAAAGGCGCGATCAAGCCGCTGCGCCTTGGCTCGAAGGCGATGATCATTAAGCACAACGCGATCCTCAAGCAGCTGGCCGAGCAAATGCCCTTCGACCCGAATATCGCATGGGAAGAACTGCCGCACGAAACGCGCGACGAAATTCTCGGCGGGACCGGCGACCGGTTGTTTAGCTTTAAGCTGAAAAAGGGCAACGCCTCGCCCGAAGCTTTGCCGTGGAATGGCGTCATGGACCTGCTGGACGACATTCGCCGCGAGACTTCCAGCGACGGCCTGCGTGCGCGTTTGCTCGCGTATCAAGTAGCGTCCGAGTGCCCGAGCTGCCATGGCCAGCGGCTCAATGCCCGTGCGCGCAATGTGCTCGTGAGTGGCAAACGCTTCACGGACTTTCTATCGCAAAGCATCAAGGACGCGCATGACTTTGTATCGCAAAGCTTGCTCGGCAATGAACGTTTGACTGCCGCGCGTGAAGCCTTGATCGGCTTGGAGCAGCGGCTGGGCTTTCTCGAAGAAGTCGGGCTTAACTACATGACGCTGGACCGATCCTACGCGACCTTGTCCGGCGGTGAGGCGCAACGCGTGCGCTTGGCGACGCAGCTCGGCATGGGCCTGGTGGGCGTTTGCTACGTGCTGGATGAGCCAAGCATCGGCCTGCATCCCTACGACAACGAAAAGCTGATCCAGACCATGCTCGACATGCGCAACCGCGGCAATGCAGTCGTCGTCGTCGAGCACGATGAGGCGACGATGCGCGAAGCGGATTGGTTGATCGAGCTCGGGCCCGGCGCCGGCGCGCATGGCGGCGAGATCATTTTTGAAGGCACGCCGAAGGATTGCGAGTCGCACCCGAAGTCGCGCACCGGCCCGTATTTGTCAGGTCAGCGCAAGCTGATGAAGGACGTCAAAGACCGCAATGCGGACTACGGGCGCCTGACTGTGCTCAATGCGCGGGAGCATAATTTACAGGGGCTCAATGTCGGCTTTCCGCTGAAGCTGTTGACCGTGGTTTGCGGCGTGTCGGGCTCGGGCAAGAGCACGCTGGTGAATGACATTCTCGCCAAGGCGGCATCGTGGAAATTGAACGGCGCGAAGCAAATTCCCGGTGCGCATGACGGCATCGACGGGCTGGATAATTTCAAGAGCGTGATTCGCGTGGACCAGTCGCCAATTGGCCGCAGCCCGCGTTCGAATCCCGCGACCTACACCAAGATCTTTGACCATCTGCGCGACTTGTATTCCAAAGCGCCGCTCTCGAAAGTGCGTGGCTACAAGGCGAGTCGGTTCAGCTTTAATGTGCGCGGCGGGCGCTGCGAGCGTTGTCAGGGCGATGGCCAGATCAAGCTGGATATGCAGTTCCTCGGCGACGTGTTTGTGGAATGCCCGAGCTGCCACGGCCAGCGCTACAACCGCGAGACGCTGGAAGTGCGCTTCAAAGGCGTGAACATTGCCGAGGCGCTGGAAATGACCGTCGATGAGGCGATGGCGCTCTTTAAAAACATCCCGAAGATTCATGAGCGCTTGCAAACGCTGTCCGCCGTGGGTTTGGGCTACGTGAAGCTCGGGCAGTCGGCGAACACGCTGTCTGGCGGCGAGGCGCAGCGCATCAAGCTGTCGCTCGAGCTGGCCAAGCGTCAGCAAGGCGAGACGCTTTACCTGCTCGACGAGCCAACCACGGGCCTGCATTGGGAAGACGTGCAAAAGCTGCTCGATCTGCTGTTCCAACTGCGCGAGGCGGGCAACACGATCATCCTGATCGAGCACCACAGCGACGTGATTCGCCTGGCGGACTGGGTGGTCGAGCTTGGGCCGGGTGGCGGCGTCAACGGCGGCAAGCTGGTCTACGAGGGCAAGCCAGCGGGGCTAATAAATTGCGAGGAATCGTTGACGGGCAGATTTCTCTAGCTTTTCTCGGAGTAGCTTCACACTATCCCCCCTTTGCTAATATCCCTCATGAAAGTATCAGCCCTCACAACCCTCTCCTTGTTATCATTAATGCCCGTGCTGTCGGCCGATGTGTCGATGCCGAACCTGTTTAGCGACCACATGGTGCTTCAGCGCGAATTAGCCGACCCCGTTTGGGGTAACGCCGATCCGGGTGAGAAAGTCACCGTCAGCTTCAACGGCCAAACGCTGGAAACCGTTGCCGACGGCGATGGCAAATGGCGCGTGGAGTTGGCCCCGATGGAAGCCGGAGGTCCGTTCGACATGACGATCAAAGGCAACAACGAGGTGGTCATCAAAGACATCCTGATTGGCGAGGTCTGGGTCTGCTCTGGCCAGTCGAATATGCAGTGGTCCGTGAACCAGAGCAACGATGCCGAGCTGGAAAAAGCATCAGCCAATTTTCCCAACATCCGCCTGCTGAATGTCCCGCGCAAAGGCACGCAAGAGCCACAGGAGGATCAGGAGGGCACATGGGAGGTTTGCTCGCCGGAAACGGTCGGTGGCTTTTCGGCCGTGGGTTACTTCTTTGGCCGTCGTTTGAATCAGACACTCGATGTGCCGGTGGGCTTGATCCACAATGCCTGGGGCGGCTCGTCAGCCGAAGCATGGGTGCCGCGCGAATTGTTGGATCAATACGATCAGCACAGTAACCACACCAAGTATTGGGAGGAGAAGGCCAGCGAGCACTCGGATG is a window from the Cerasicoccus sp. TK19100 genome containing:
- the pheA gene encoding prephenate dehydratase, translating into MDLNPVRDKIDAIDREIIAKLNERFRLAHEVARVKAEAGLPIYHPGREEALMRKLTEINDGPLNEAGIRAIYREIISAMISLEEPLTIAYLGPEATYTEQAARKNFGAQPRYVPMATIPDVFAAVEKGEAHHGVIPIENSTGGVVIHSIDMLAETNLTIINQIYLSIEHCLISNSSLEAIKEVHSKDQALTQCRDWLARHLPHARQVDADSTAQAVKLAGEQSGVAAIASELAAVKYGVPVIKRNIQDVSNNVTRFLVLGREPVGDSTGHDRTSLILSINDEPGALEKAIRPFSSRGLNMTKIESRPSRRKAWDYLFYIDIDGHWRDESVQAAVTELKASCPLVKWLGSYPVKD
- a CDS encoding MBL fold metallo-hydrolase translates to MRPNITASSTALFSTWVFIENFGVLLDAGDGVSASLGQKSRKVRHVFVTHADRDHICGLLQLNQLNARDGIPAIYFPKDCGSFPALKEFFSKFDPQSGVATWTGLQAGESIKLKGELFVEARTSLHVVSGDLCKALDYTICSSRRTLKADYRDLPGKEIAALREANGEEAITEMRTEKLIGYSGDAPELEPKHWEGVRILIHEATFLETETARNSHSNLPQVLRAASQLQLEALILIHFSARYSKEEIDAAILAQAASLSPSFPIYAVYPGEVKTDILASVPLWEPSAPPTT
- a CDS encoding AI-2E family transporter — translated: MADNAPLKRLLSPTQRNIVGAGLTVLAGVIVLGAIYGLFLLLRSFVNTFSDVLLPVALAAILATLLRPIVTFFETKLKLSRVKSIGLLFALVLLALAALASYAAPLIFKQSIELIDSAPKLAGNVVNFASEKAPWLKDWIAEKTGGEPIDVLIKNFVSEHSSSIKTAVEQTLKTLGTAGGILMSLFAKIAAYAVVPVYLFYLLDNQRDKWRDIDSQLSFIDKKWRDDIMFLIKQFVDILVSFFRGQILIGLILSVMFAVGFGLSGLKFAILLGIMVGLGNIVPYLGTILGVTVVLPLAFFQTGGGWPTVGFCLLTFAVVQVIQDYVLTPKIMGDKTGMGPMLIIFSIFFWGTALGGILGMIMAIPLTAFFLVFWRLAREKYLPKLMNSLKADEEAAEA
- a CDS encoding glutaredoxin family protein, producing the protein MKPIIYIKPGCPWCNEALAYFQQHGVDLDVRDVTRSRSNMQRMIEISGQSLTPTFEYGDFVVADFSVDEFLDELAEEPQVRRDLGLSDHLEDD
- the uvrA gene encoding excinuclease ABC subunit UvrA, with translation MDIHIKGAREHNLRNLEVRIPRDKLVVITGVSGSGKSSLAFDTLYAEGYRKYVESLSTRARQLLEQVKRPEVDFIHGLSPVVAIEQRAAAGANPRSTVATVTEIADYARLLWSVCGEQFDPIDGGKIERRSLDDCIRRVYQEPDNSRLMLLAPLMTARASVIREEIPHLRQKGFQRVRIAGTVYELNDAEKFPSQPGELELEVIVDRIVLREDQRSRIADSLELTFHEGKDRALVLAQENRDAPWKEIRLSRALAGSKSGVVYDPLTPRHFSWNHPEGACETCGGVGQTRQFNEQLLVPDPSKSVKKGAIKPLRLGSKAMIIKHNAILKQLAEQMPFDPNIAWEELPHETRDEILGGTGDRLFSFKLKKGNASPEALPWNGVMDLLDDIRRETSSDGLRARLLAYQVASECPSCHGQRLNARARNVLVSGKRFTDFLSQSIKDAHDFVSQSLLGNERLTAAREALIGLEQRLGFLEEVGLNYMTLDRSYATLSGGEAQRVRLATQLGMGLVGVCYVLDEPSIGLHPYDNEKLIQTMLDMRNRGNAVVVVEHDEATMREADWLIELGPGAGAHGGEIIFEGTPKDCESHPKSRTGPYLSGQRKLMKDVKDRNADYGRLTVLNAREHNLQGLNVGFPLKLLTVVCGVSGSGKSTLVNDILAKAASWKLNGAKQIPGAHDGIDGLDNFKSVIRVDQSPIGRSPRSNPATYTKIFDHLRDLYSKAPLSKVRGYKASRFSFNVRGGRCERCQGDGQIKLDMQFLGDVFVECPSCHGQRYNRETLEVRFKGVNIAEALEMTVDEAMALFKNIPKIHERLQTLSAVGLGYVKLGQSANTLSGGEAQRIKLSLELAKRQQGETLYLLDEPTTGLHWEDVQKLLDLLFQLREAGNTIILIEHHSDVIRLADWVVELGPGGGVNGGKLVYEGKPAGLINCEESLTGRFL